From the genome of Bacteroidota bacterium, one region includes:
- the hcp gene encoding hydroxylamine reductase, with product MSMFCYQCQETMKGSGCTVKGVCGKTDDVANMQDLLIFVTKGVSILANIARKNGLDTIRADKYVFESLFMTITNANFDKKKIMEKVKEGYEQREHLRKQITDAGKRIPEGLHSSTSWKGLSEEEMEKKSQLVGVMTTGDEDIRSLKELLTYGIKGMAAYAEHAWNLGYKDPSVYVFMEKGLEATTRNDIGAAELFDLVMECGKTGVHVMALLDQANTETYGHPEMTTVNIGVRNNPGVLISGHDLKDMEELLQQTEGSGVDVYTHSEMLPANYYPKFKKYKHFVGNYGNAWWKQKDEFEKFNGPVLLTTNCLVPPKDSYKDRVYTTGMAGFEGCVHIPDRENGSPKDFSILIEHAQKCASPVEIENGSIVGGFAHNQLLQFGDTIVNAVKTGAIKKFFVMAGCDGRMKSREYYTEFAGALPADTIILTAGCAKYRYNKLPLGDIGGIPRVLDAGQCNDSYSLALTALKLKELFGLNDINDLPIAYNIAWYEQKAVIVLLALLYLGVKKIHLGPTLPAFLSPNVVKVLVDKFGIAGIGEVEEDVAMFMEA from the coding sequence ATGTCAATGTTCTGTTACCAATGCCAGGAAACCATGAAAGGAAGCGGATGCACCGTAAAGGGTGTCTGTGGTAAGACCGACGATGTAGCGAATATGCAGGATCTGCTGATTTTTGTTACCAAAGGCGTCTCCATCCTGGCCAATATTGCAAGAAAAAACGGCCTCGACACGATCAGGGCCGACAAGTATGTCTTCGAATCCCTTTTCATGACCATCACCAATGCCAACTTCGACAAGAAGAAAATCATGGAGAAAGTAAAAGAAGGTTATGAACAGCGGGAACACCTCAGAAAACAAATAACGGATGCCGGAAAACGGATACCGGAAGGATTGCACAGCAGTACTTCCTGGAAAGGATTGAGCGAAGAAGAGATGGAAAAGAAATCACAGCTGGTTGGTGTAATGACCACAGGTGATGAAGACATCCGCTCTCTCAAGGAATTGCTGACATACGGAATCAAGGGAATGGCTGCTTACGCAGAACATGCCTGGAACCTTGGCTATAAAGACCCCAGTGTATATGTTTTTATGGAAAAGGGACTGGAAGCGACCACACGCAATGATATCGGTGCAGCGGAGTTGTTTGATCTCGTTATGGAATGCGGCAAGACTGGTGTACACGTGATGGCCCTCCTCGACCAGGCCAATACGGAAACCTATGGCCATCCTGAAATGACTACAGTCAACATAGGGGTAAGGAACAACCCCGGCGTCCTGATCAGCGGCCATGACCTGAAGGATATGGAAGAACTGCTTCAGCAAACGGAAGGAAGCGGTGTGGACGTTTATACGCACAGCGAAATGCTTCCTGCCAATTATTACCCGAAGTTCAAGAAATACAAGCATTTCGTTGGTAACTATGGTAATGCCTGGTGGAAACAAAAGGATGAATTTGAGAAATTCAACGGTCCGGTGCTGTTAACAACCAACTGCCTGGTTCCACCGAAAGACAGTTACAAAGATCGCGTGTACACCACGGGTATGGCGGGCTTTGAAGGCTGTGTGCATATTCCCGATCGCGAAAATGGTTCTCCCAAAGATTTCAGCATCCTGATTGAACATGCCCAAAAATGCGCCTCTCCTGTGGAGATAGAAAACGGAAGCATTGTCGGTGGCTTTGCTCACAACCAACTGCTTCAGTTTGGCGATACCATTGTGAATGCTGTAAAAACCGGAGCTATTAAAAAGTTCTTCGTGATGGCCGGATGCGACGGCAGGATGAAAAGCAGGGAATACTATACGGAATTTGCCGGTGCTTTGCCTGCGGATACGATCATCCTCACCGCAGGCTGTGCCAAATACCGTTATAACAAGCTCCCTCTTGGTGATATCGGAGGTATTCCGAGGGTACTGGATGCCGGGCAATGCAACGACTCCTACTCACTTGCCCTTACTGCACTGAAGCTCAAGGAACTCTTCGGACTGAATGACATTAATGATCTGCCCATCGCATACAATATTGCCTGGTACGAACAGAAAGCCGTCATCGTCCTGCTTGCCCTGCTCTACCTCGGAGTGAAAAAAATCCACCTCGGGCCAACCCTCCCGGCTTTCCTGTCACCCAACGTGGTGAAGGTACTCGTGGATAAATTCGGGATCGCTGGTATCGGAGAAGTTGAAGAAGATGTGGCTATGTTTATGGAAGCATAA